A single genomic interval of Myxocyprinus asiaticus isolate MX2 ecotype Aquarium Trade chromosome 19, UBuf_Myxa_2, whole genome shotgun sequence harbors:
- the gje1a gene encoding gap junction epsilon-1 protein, with the protein MNNTPPGIRLLRPPTVIGQFHTLFFGSVRTFFLGVLGFAVYGNEALHFSCDPDKRELNLYCYNQFRPMTPQVFWALQLVTVLVPGAVFHLYAACKNIDQEEILQRPMSTVFYIISVLLRIILEVLAFWLQSHLFGFVVYPIYMCDAIALGKIFSITKCMVPEHFEKTIFLSAMYTFTIITILLCIAEIFEILFRRQSYLNQPTT; encoded by the exons ATGAACAACACTCCGCCTGGAATACGGTTG CTCAGGCCTCCAACGGTGATAGGTCAGTTTCACACACTGTTTTTTGGCTCTGTGCGTACGTTTTTCCTTGGGGTCCTTGGATTCGCCGTCTATGGCAATGAGGCCCTCCACTTCAGCTGTGATCCAGACAAAAGGGAATTAAACCTTTACTGTTACAACCAGTTCCGGCCTATGACACCTCAG GTATTCTGGGCATTGCAGCTAGTCACTGTCTTGGTCCCTGGAGCTGTGTTCCATCTTTATGCTGCCTGTAAGAATATAGACCAGGAGGAAATCCTTCAACGGCCAATGTCCACAGTCTTCTATATTATCTCTGTTCTATTACGAATCATTTTGGAAGTCTTGGCATTTTGGCTTCAGAGTCATCTCTTTGGTTTCGTGGTTTATCCGATTTACATGTGTGATGCCATTGCCCTTGGGAAGATATTCAGCATCACAAAGTGTATGGTCCCTGAACACTTTGAGAAGACCATCTTCCTCAGTGCGATGTACACCTTCACCATCATCACCATACTCCTCTGTATCGCTGAGATTTTTGAGATCTTGTTTCGAAGACAGAGCTATTTAAACCAGCCAACTACTTAA